A stretch of DNA from Candidatus Nomurabacteria bacterium:
TTAGTGATTGTTTGTCAAAGTCTACAAAAGGTAAAATTGCATCAAATCTGTTAATTAGTTCGATCGGCATGACTTTTTCTAGCTCATATCTCATTGTGCTAGTTAAGTAATCTTCGTCTCCAATAGTTTTTGCTGACTTAAAACCAAGCTCTGCTGATCCTAGCATCTTTTTTGAACCAAGGTTACTGGTTAGCATAATTACAGTATTTTTAAAGCTTACGTCCTCCCCTCTTGCAGAAGTTAGCTTTCCATCTTCAAGAATCTGGAGGAGCAAGCTCATAACTTGTGGATGGGCTTTTTCTATCTCGTCAAATAGTATGAGACTGTAAGGTCGCCTTTTTACTTTAGAGAGTAATTCCGATTCTTCCTCATATCCTACAAAGCCTGCTGGAGATCCAATTAGCCGAGCGGATGTATGACTCTGACCAAATTCGCTCATGTCGAGTTTAATGAAACTTGATTCTTCGCTAAAAAGTTCTAGCGCTAGTTGTCTTGCAAGCTCTGTTTTACCAGTTCCACTTGGTCCCATTGCTATAAAGCTAGCTAGTGGTTTTTTATCTTCAGTTAAGCCAAGATTTGATCTACTGAGCGTGCTTATAACTCTATTTACTGCTAGGTCTTGACCAACAATCTTATACTTAATCGATTTTTTAATTCTTGCTAAATCAGAGTTATCTTTAAAGCTAGGTTTTATTCTATTTTCTGGAATATTTGTAATCACTGAGAGGGCTTTGATTATATGAGGTATTGTTAGCAATGGGTGTTGTTTCTTTGGGCTATTGTTTTTAATCTCTACTAATCTTTCTTCAAGATTCTGCCTGGTGTTTTTTAGTTCGTTGGCTTTTATGTAGTCTTCATTATCTAAAGCTACTTTTAAGTTTAATTTAACACTATTGAGCTCGTCTTCTAGAGCTTTGATATCTCTACCATGTGCCACTGGTCCTTTTAAGAGCCTAAGTTTAGCGGCAGCTTCGTCTAATAAATCCAAGGCTTTATCCGGTAAGAATCTCTCTGGGATATATCTACTACTTAAGTTTACGGCCTCTTTTATTGTCTCAGTTGGGATAGTAACATTATGGTGTTCTTGTAACTTATCTTTATTTGTTAGAAGCATTTGGTAGGTATCCTCTTCACTCGCCTCGGGTACTTCTATAGCTTGAAGTCTTCTAGCTAGAGCTCGGTCTTTTTTAATATGTTTTTGATATTCTTCAGAAGTCGTTGCTCCAATTATTTGTAAGTCTCCTCGTGCTAATGCAGGCTTCAAGATATTACCAGCGTCCATACCTCCTTCTGCGTTTCCAGCACCACTTAGCATATGGATTTCATCAATAAAAAGAATTATATCGTGCCTTGCAGTGGATTCTTTTATGATTGCTTTTAGTCTTTCTTCAAAATCTCCTCTATATCTGCTTCCAGCGATTGTGTCGGCAAGATCAATTGAGATTATCTTTTTATTTTTGAGCGAGTGAGGAAGATCTTTATCATCATTAACTATGAGTTGAGCCAGGCCTTCGACGATAGCTGTTTTACCAACTCCCGGCTCCCCTACAAGTATTGGGTTATTTTTTTGGCGTCTTCCGAGTACAACCATTATGCGCTCTAATTGATCCCTTCTCCCATAGAGTGGGTCTAACTTCCCTTCCCCAGCTCTTTTATTAAGATCATCTCCAAAGAACTCGAGGGCTGTCTTTTGCTTTTTTGAGCGTTTTTGGGTTGATGTTTTTGGATTAGAATTATTTTGCTCTTGCTCAATTTCAGACTCTTTTTCTATCATTAAATAATCTTCAAGATGGTCAACAAGTTCTTCTTTAGAAATTCCTGTTAAAGAAAGAGTTTGTTTAAGCTGTTCCGAAGCTTGTATTAAGACTGAAAAGAGTAAGTGTTCTGTTCCACATGCCTGTTTATTAAATGCTTCTGAGAGTTCGATGCCTCCTTCTAGAATACCTTGGATCTTTGGATCAATAAAGCTTGTGATGATATGTGGAGTTTGCTCGATTTTAACATCTTTAAGTCCAAAAGCTCCTTCGATTCTTTTAAAATCTATACCATGATTTTTCAGGATCTTAACAGCAGTTGAATTTTGGTTACCTATTAAGCCCAGTAGTATATGTTTTTCTGTAATTGTCTGATCCCCTTGACTAATAGCAATCTGGAATGCTTTCGCTAAACTTGCTTTAGCGTTTTCTGTAAGTCTTGATGGAATGTCTGTTTGTGAGAAAATCATCTTGGGTTATTCTAAGAGTATCACTCTTTTCTTCATCACCTATATTCAATTAAAATTATATCAGAATTAGCACTCTACGCAAATGAGTGCTAATAGGTTATGTTTATGTTAATTTTTTTATTAAGTTTAGATAAGTTTTTCGTTCTTTAGTGCTTCTTCTAGATTTGGTCGATCAAAACCTACGATATATTTCTCACCTACTTTTGTGACAGGAACACCCATTTGCTTAGTGGCTTCAACAACCTCGCGTCCAGCATCGGTATTTTCTTCAATGTCTATTTCGTCGAATTCAACATCTAAGCCTTTTAGCCAGGTCTTTAATTGGTGGCAAAATCCACACCATGTTGTACTATACACTGTAACTTTACTCATATTTATTATTCTACTACTTTTTGTCGATTTATGATAATCTGATTAACTTTTTGAGGAGTATTTACTCTTGCCGTAGCTGTAATAAAGGTGTATATATTTAATATTGTAATTAAGCAGATTAATATAAGTAGAGCGCTTCGAGCTAAGTTGCGAGGATATGGATTTAACGGGAATGCTTCGTCAATTATTCTGATCATATTAGCAAGGGCTAAGCTTACAATTCCGATAGTAAATGGTAGGCAGAAGATGATAGAAGTAGGGAATAAATATAATGAAGAGAATAGGATTGAAGTAATAAATCCAATGATTAAGTTTTGTCTGGCAAGTCTCTTTTTAAAGGCTTCGTAAAGAGTTAAGCTCAGTGCACCAATCAGGAGGAAGTCAGGTCTCCCCGTTCCTAGACTTAAACCTTTAGTTTGTTTAAGCCCAAAAATTGATTTAGTGTTATGGAGGAGGTTCTCTAAAACTTCTTTTGGATTACTGAATATATTAAAGCCTGTTAGTAGCTTCCAACTTTCTAGATTTGATATTAATATACCCATGTTTAAAAGTGGGAGAATAAAGACTGGAGATAAGATTAAGGTCTTCTCTGCTCTAGTTAGAGTGCCCAAAAAGCCTCTGACTTTTTGTGACTTAACTCCTAAAATTATTAGTACAAGGTAGATATATACCCCAAATATTTGTATAGATATTAGTCCTGTAGCAATCGAGATTATAAAAAAAGAATATTTTCTGAGCTTTTGTTTGATATCAGATTTAGATAGTATGAAATATCCAGAAATTATTAAACTTAATAAAAAGAACATATCTATACCAGGTACATATCCTTGGTGAGAGATCAATATAATCCATGGCGAGCATATAGATAGGATAATAAATACATATGGAAGGTATCTGTTTCTAAACTTAAGGTAAAAACTAATTGCCCAAGCACTCATAGCAATAGAAACTAGTAAAGCGGATGGGAACCTGAGTGCAAAAATATGGTGATTTGAGAATATTTTTAATGTTAGCCACTGTATTAACCCATGGATTGGGTCAGCTGGATTTTTAACAAATGTATTGAGACTTCTAACTGAATCAAGTCTTAGTATTTCGTTCGAATTTAAACTGCTTAAGATTTCAAATTTGAATAACAATAGACTAAGGCCAAACAAGACTAAGCCTAATAGAAAGATAATTTTTAGTGCTTTATCGTTAAACCCTATCTGATTTAACGAGGCTTTAAGTTTTGCTCTAAAATTAAAACTTAATTTTTTGGCGGGATCCATTTTATTGAATAAATATTATTTTGTTTATGCTTTATTATATAACAACAACTTTAGTTATCTTTTATTCTCTATGTCCTCTGTCGAGGTTCATAAATTTTTGATTATCAGGTTTAAAGTAAAGCTCTACTTTGCCTGTAGGACCATTACGGAACTTCGCAATTATTAAGTCTGTGATATGCTTTTTTTCTGTCTCCGGGTTATAATATTCTTCTCTATACAAAAACGCGACTATATCGGCATCTTGTTCGATTGACCCAGACTCCCTTAAATCTGCTAATTGAGGGATTTGAGGATGTCGAGATTCTACACTACGCGAAAGTTGTGAAAGAGCAATAATTGGTACGTCTAATTCACGAGCGAGTATCTTAAGTCCACGACTAATTTCAGAAACTTCTTGGACTCGATTTCCAGAGTCTTTGCCAGTTCCGCTCATTAACTGTAAATAATCGACGACTATTAAGCCAGGTTTTTGTTTGTAGCTAAGTCTTCTAGCTTTTGCGCGCATTTCGGTAACGGTAATTCCTGGAGTATCATCTATATACATGTTCGCCTCACCTAGAGCTCCCCATGCATGGGATAGATTTTCGAAATCTTCATCTGTTAAATTTCCAGTTCTTAGTTTAGAGTTATCTACTCCTGATTCTGTCGAGAGCATTTTGTCTACTAGTTGTTCTTTGCTCATCTCAAGGCTAAAA
This window harbors:
- a CDS encoding glutaredoxin family protein, producing the protein MSKVTVYSTTWCGFCHQLKTWLKGLDVEFDEIDIEENTDAGREVVEATKQMGVPVTKVGEKYIVGFDRPNLEEALKNEKLI
- a CDS encoding ATP-dependent Clp protease ATP-binding subunit, encoding MIFSQTDIPSRLTENAKASLAKAFQIAISQGDQTITEKHILLGLIGNQNSTAVKILKNHGIDFKRIEGAFGLKDVKIEQTPHIITSFIDPKIQGILEGGIELSEAFNKQACGTEHLLFSVLIQASEQLKQTLSLTGISKEELVDHLEDYLMIEKESEIEQEQNNSNPKTSTQKRSKKQKTALEFFGDDLNKRAGEGKLDPLYGRRDQLERIMVVLGRRQKNNPILVGEPGVGKTAIVEGLAQLIVNDDKDLPHSLKNKKIISIDLADTIAGSRYRGDFEERLKAIIKESTARHDIILFIDEIHMLSGAGNAEGGMDAGNILKPALARGDLQIIGATTSEEYQKHIKKDRALARRLQAIEVPEASEEDTYQMLLTNKDKLQEHHNVTIPTETIKEAVNLSSRYIPERFLPDKALDLLDEAAAKLRLLKGPVAHGRDIKALEDELNSVKLNLKVALDNEDYIKANELKNTRQNLEERLVEIKNNSPKKQHPLLTIPHIIKALSVITNIPENRIKPSFKDNSDLARIKKSIKYKIVGQDLAVNRVISTLSRSNLGLTEDKKPLASFIAMGPSGTGKTELARQLALELFSEESSFIKLDMSEFGQSHTSARLIGSPAGFVGYEEESELLSKVKRRPYSLILFDEIEKAHPQVMSLLLQILEDGKLTSARGEDVSFKNTVIMLTSNLGSKKMLGSAELGFKSAKTIGDEDYLTSTMRYELEKVMPIELINRFDAILPFVDFDKQSLKIITNLKLNELGNRLETGKANIKLNFDDSLINHFVSNYEPKEGIRGISNAIAKEIIDKLTLLNSKQLKDTREINLKIKDNQIYLV